In the Hordeum vulgare subsp. vulgare chromosome 7H, MorexV3_pseudomolecules_assembly, whole genome shotgun sequence genome, one interval contains:
- the LOC123410228 gene encoding aluminum-activated malate transporter 10-like — translation MAAGATAEQEAGHGGGGDGSAEWRVDVPAAGEHGSVKGGRSWSWLFLWMAAPRDRVVGFGRMVWKVGADDPRRVVHGLKVALALALCSVFYYVHPLYDFTGGNAMWAVLTVVVVFEYTVGACLYKGLNRAMATVAGGALALGVHWVASQSGKEFQPYVLTGSMFIMAAVATFSRFIPTMKAKFDYGVTVFILTYCLVSVSGYRADEVVYMAQQRLTTIAIGAFICFAVCTFVFPVWAGQELHVLVARNMDKLAASAEGCVEDYFSDATAGEKPARRALSAKSQGYKQVLNAKASEDSLANLAKWEPGHGKFGFRHPYGQYQKVGAAMRCCAYCIDALAASVGSEAQTPADIKKHLAGSCLALSRHLATVLREASGSVTSMTRSDRLGLVVADMNGTAQELRDKLRCLATVLEQGEDETPEAEHELNAVTELATPPLIEALPLFSAASMLLEVCARAELVIGAVETLATTARFKKADHDEKAALDTEAPVPAASTSNPVDAHVSQEIHVKLAGHQERTETAHKAPRDQVGELIKVLMRRGSTKKWARGDTKVSPKPPQDFTVAVPSPRNRAMELAGHGPVVPSPRNRPAELAGHAPAVPTPRNRVVELGGHAPVAPSPRNLASHGGVVPSPRNRSTDFAAHAPSPRNRSILGMA, via the exons ATGGCCGCTGGGGCGACAGCCGAGCAAGAagccggccatggcggcggcggtgacGGCAGTGCTGAATGGAGGGTCGACGTGCCGGCGGCCGGCGAGCACGGTAGCGTCAAGGGCGGGCGGTCGTGGTCGTGGCTCTTTTTGTGGATGGCCGCGCCGAGGGACAGGGTGGTCGGGTTCGGCAGGATGGTGTGGAAGGTCGGCGCGGACGACCCGAGGAGGGTGGTGCACGGGCTCAAGGTGGCCCTCGCGCTCGCTCTCTGCTCCGTCTTCTACTACGTCCACCCTCTCTATGACTTCACCGGCGGCAACGCCATGTGGGCCGTGCTcaccgttgtcgtcgtcttcgagtACACCGTCG GTGCTTGCTTGTACAAAGGCCTCAACAGGGCCATGGCGACGGTGGCCGGCGGCGCGCTGGCCCTCGGCGTGCACTGGGTCGCTAGCCAGTCCGGCAAGGAGTTCCAGCCTTATGTCCTCACCGGCTCCATGTTTATCATGG CTGCGGTGGCGACCTTCTCCCGGTTCATCCCGACGATGAAGGCCAAGTTCGACTACGGCGTCACCGTCTTCATCCTCACCTACTGCCTCGTCTCCGTGTCGGGGTACCGCGCCGACGAGGTGGTGTACATGGCGCAGCAGCGCctcaccaccatcgccatcggcGCCTTCATCTGCTTCGCCGTCTGCACCTTCGTCTTCCCGGTCTGGGCGGGGCAGGAGCTCCACGTCCTCGTCGCGCGCAACATGGACAAGCTCGCCGCCTCCGCCGAGGGCTGCGTCGAGGACTACTTCTCTGACGCCACCGCCGGGGAGAAGCCGGCGAGGCGTGCGCTCTCCGCTAAGTCACAGGGGTACAAGCAAGTGCTGAACGCCAAGGCGTCCGAGGACTCCCTGGCCAACCTGGCGAAATGGGAGCCCGGCCACGGCAAGTTCGGATTCCGGCACCCGTATGGCCAGTACCAGAAGGTCGGCGCCGCCATGCGCTGCTGCGCCTACTGCATCGACGCCCTCGCCGCCAGCGTCGGCTCCGAGGCCCAGACGCCGGCAGACATCAAGAAGCACCTCGCCGGCAGCTGCCTCGCCCTGAGCCGACACTTGGCCACCGTGCTCCGCGAGGCGTCGGGCTCTGTCACGTCGATGACGCGGTCCGACCGCCTCGGGCTCGTCGTGGCGGACATGAACGGCACCGCCCAGGAGCTGAGGGACAAGCTGAGGTGCCTGGCCACGGTGCTGGAACAAGGAGAGGACGAAACACCAGAGGCAGAGCACGAGCTGAACGCCGTAACGGAGCTAGCCACGCCACCGCTCATCGAGGCGCTGCCGCTGTTCAGCGCCGCCTCCATGCTCCTGGAGGTCTGCGCGAGGGCGGAGCTGGTCATCGGCGCCGTCGAAACCCTGGCCACGACGGCGAGGTTCAAAAAAGCCGACCACGACGAGAAGGCGGCGCTGGACACCGAGGCGCCCGTGCCGGCCGCCTCAACGAGCAACCCGGTCGACGCCCACGTATCGCAGGAGATACACGTCAAGCTCGCCGGTCATCAGGAGAGGACGGAGACGGCCCATAAGGCGCCGCGGGACCAGGTCGGGGAGCTGATCAAGGTGCTGATGCGCCGGGGCAGCACCAAGAAGTGGGCGCGGGGGGACACCAAGGTGAGCCCGAAGCCGCCGCAGGACTTCACGGTGGCCGTGCCCAGCCCGCGGAACCGCGCGATGGAACTCGCGGGGCACGGGCCGGTGGTGCCCAGCCCCAGGAACCGGCCGGCGGAGCTCGCGGGGCACGCGCCGGCGGTGCCCACCCCGAGGAACCGCGTGGTGGAGCTCGGCGGGCACGCGCCGGTGGCGCCCAGCCCCCGGAACCTCGCGAGCCATGGAGGCGTCGTGCCCAGCCCAAGGAACCGCTCTACGGACTTCGCAGCGCACGCCCCCAGCCCACGGAACCGCTCCATACTTGGGATGGCCTGA